TTTGGGACATTGTTATACTACAGTTAGTTGCGATGCTATAGCAAGATTTAAAAGACTTCAAGGCTATGATGTCTATTACCTCACAGGCACAGACGAACACGGTCAAAAAATCGAAGAACGAGCAAAAGCAAAAGGCGTAACTCCCAAGGAGTTTGTGGACAAACTTGTAGAGGACATAAAAAAGCTTTGGCAGCTTCTTGATATTGATTATACCAAGTTTATAAGAACTACTGACGAAGACCATGAAAAAGCGGTCGCTAAAATATTCACCAAATTATACGAAAAAGGCGATATATATAAATCAACTTATGAAGGCTGGTATTGTACGCCCTGTGAATCATATTGGACGCAATCTCAGCTTGTGGACGGCAAGTGCCCTGATTGCGGACGAGAAGTTAAACTTACCAAGGAAGAAAGCTACTTTTTTAGATTGTCCAAGTATCAGGACAAAATAACCGAGTTATTGACTAAAACGGACTTTTTGCAACCTAAAAGCCGCGTTAACGAAATGGTCAATAACTTCCTAAAGCCTGGTCTTACAGACTTGTCGGTATCGCGTACAAGTTTCAAGTGGGGCGTTCCCGTTCCTTTTGATAATGACCATGTTATATATGTTTGGATTGACGCTCTTTCCAATTACATCACAGCACTTGGATATGGTTCAGATAATGAAGAAACGTTCAAGACATATTGGCCTGCAGATTTACACATGATGGCTAAAGAAATCGTTAGATTCCATTCTATTATATGGCCGGCAATTTTAATGGCATTGGATCTTCCTTTGCCCAAAAAAGTTTTTGGTCATGGCTGGCTTTTGTTTGAAGGTGACAAGATGTCTAAGTCTAAAGGCAATGTAGTTGATCCGTTTATTTTGGTTGATAGATACGGTCTTGACGCCGTTAGATATTATCTTTTGACAGCGTTGCCTTTTGGATCTGATGGAATATACAGCAACGAAGCGTTTATCACTAAAGTCAATACTGATCTAGTCAATACCTTAGGCAATCTTGTTAGTCGTACCATTGCTATGGCTGAACAGTATTTTGACGGTGTTATTCCTGCGCCTTCACTAAAGACCGAGCAGGATGATTTTCTTGTCAATAACATAAAAGGAATTTATGACAAGGTAAGTGCATTACTAGAAAACCTAGAAATCAACAAGGCTGTTGAAGAAATCATTAAGCTTTGCGAGCATGCCAACAAATATATTGACGAAACTGCACCTTGGAAACTTGCAAAAGAGCCTGACGGAAAAGAAAGATTAAGCACAGTTATATATAATCTTTGCGAGTGCATAAGAACTATTGCGGTTGTTTTTCAACCGTTCTTGACACGCACTCCTGATAAAATTTTCCAGCAATTGGGAATAACAGACAACAGTCTAAAGTCATTTGACAGTGCAGGCAAATTCCCTGAACAATTAATCGGATCTAAAGTTCATAAGACCGAAATTTTGTTCCCTAGACTCAATCTCCAACGCGAGTTAGACGAGCTATCTAAGTTATAATAGAAGGCAAAAATGCTTATTGATACTCACGCTCATCTTAACGATGAAACTTATGTAAATAATTATAAAGATATAATTAATGATTTGCCTAAAAGCAATATCGGCAGAATAATTTGCGCAAGCTACGATATACCATCATCAATTTGCGCGCAAAAAATAGCGTCTGAATTTGATATGGTATATTTTTCGGCGGGCACTCATCCGCATTATGCAAAAGACTTTACATCAGAAGATTTGGAGTTTTATAAGTCTTTAAAAGATGAAACCAAGCTTGTAGCTTTTGGCGAAATCGGGCTTGATTATCATTATGATTTTTCTCCTAAATCAAGCCAGCTGTCCGTATTTTCGTATCAGCTTGAAGCAGCATATGAAATGGGCTTGCCTGTAATTGTTCACAGCCGTGAAGCCTATGACGACACCCTAAAGATTTTGGATGATAATGCAGAGTGGACTAAAAACGGCATTTTGATACATTGCTTTTCTGGCACTCTAGACTATGCCCAAGAATTTTTAAAACGTGGCTTTTATCTTTCTTTTGGCGGTGCGATCACTTATAAAAACAACAAAACAGCGTATGATGTTTTGAAAAATATATCTTTAGACAATGTGGTATTAGAAACTGATTGTCCTTATCTGACACCCGTTCCTTATAGAGGCAAAGTCAATGAGCCCAAATACGTCAATCTTGTAGCTCAAAAGATAGCCGAATGGAAAGGGCTTTCTAAAGAAGAAGTTGAAGATATTACCACAAAAAATGCATTTAGATTTTTTAGCAAAATGAAATAATGCAATGCAGGATATAATCCCTAATGAATAATTTTGTATATAAATTTGCCGATAAGCTTTATATAAACCTTACCAACAGATGCAGTAATAACTGTACATTTTGCCTAAGAAATAACGGCGACGAGGTGGGGGGATATTATCTTTGGCTAGATCGTGAGCCTACAGCGCTAGAAGTTATAGACATTCTCAAAAAAGAAGATGTTAAGAAATATCCAGAAATAGTTTTTTGCGGATATGGAGAGCCTACATACAGGATTAATGAAATCGAAGAAATCGGAAAATATCTGAAAAGCCAAGGCGCTACCACCAGGCTTGACACCAACGGACAAGGCAATCTAATTAACGGTTTCAATATAGTACCTAAACTTATTAACGCTATTGACAAAGTCAGCATAAGTCTTAATCAGCATAACGCAAAAGAATATGACAAAATATGCTTAAGCGAGTTTGGCGAAAAAGGCTTTGACGCTATGATTGAATTTGCAGTTATGTGCAAAAAGGCTGGGCTTAAGACCAGATTTACGCTAGTAGATGTTTTAGAAAAAGATGATAAAATTAAGTGCAAAGATTTGGCCGACAGCCTTGGAATAGATCTAGAAATCAGAAGTTATATAAAATAATCTTTTTAGACATATTAAAATTCATTAGTTTCAACTTACTTAATTAGCCGTGTCTTACTTACTTAGTTTGACCTTACTTATTGTGTTTTTTTGTTCTTCACATTGATTCATTATATTTTAATATGATATAATGGGGCAATCTAAGAAGGACATTTTTTTATGAATATAAGAACAAAAGCCTTACAAAGGATTAATATAATTTCTCTAATAGTTAACACTTTGCTTGCAGTTATGAAAGTAATTACAGGATTTATAACTATGAGCTCTGCAGTCATGGCAGATGGCGTTCACAGTTTGTCCGATATAGGAACTACCATTATAGCAATGTTTGCAGTCGGCTTTAGCAAAGAAGAAAGCGATAAACGTCATCCTTACGGACACGAGCGCATAGAGTTTGTTATAAGTCTTATTATCGCCTTTATATTAATAATTACCGCGGTTAGCTTTTTGATAAATTCTATAGAGGGTTTATTTGATCCCACTTCTGTTATAAAGCATCTTAACGTATCCATAATTGTTATGGTGGTTTCTGTCTTATTCAAAGAAGGGCTTTATCAGATATCCATGAGAGTAGGCAAAAAATACGAATCTGAAGCTATAAAAGCTGCCGCTGTTGATAACCGTACAGACGCATTGAGTTCTATTGCTGTACTTATTGGTCTTATTTTTGCCGCTTTTAATATATCATTTATGGAAGAAGTGGCTTCTATTGTTGTAGCAGGAATAATCTTGTTTGAGGCAATCAAGATTATTATCGACAGTTCTAAGCAATTAATCGACAGTTCAGTGGGTGAAGAAATCGAAAACAAGATAAGAGAAAGCACAATGAAAAAGACGGACGTTTTAGCGATAGAAAGCCTAAAGACCAGAAAATTTGGAAACCGTCTTTATGTGGATATAGATATAATAGTGGATAAGAACTTAAGCTTTGAAAAAGCGCATGAAATAAGCCATAGCGTACATGACATTATTGAAAAAGAATTTAATGCTAAGCATGTGCAAGTCCATACCAGCCCTTCAAAATAAATACTCTGTCTGATATAATATTGATATGCACATATGTTAATATCAATATGTGCATATATGTGCTTTTATCCATAGCTGTTTTCGGACATTATTTTAGTTGAAATCTAAATTTGCTTATAAAAATCAGTTATGTTAAAATTAAAAAGGTGAACTAAATTGGTAGTTTTTAATAATGATTGGGATGAATATTTGGCTGGAGAATTCAAAAAAGAATATTATCTCAAGATACGCGAATTTTTAAAATCAGAGTATTCAAAGCATACTGTTTATCCTAACATGTATGATATTTTTAATGCGCTAAAAACCACGCCTTTAGATAAAGTAAAAGTAGTATTGCTTGGACAAGATCCTTACCACAATGAAGGACAGGCACATGGAATGTGTTTTTCTGTAAAACCCAATGTAGAAATTCCGCCGTCACTAAAAAACATCTTTTTGGAATTACATAATGATTTGGGAGCAAAAATTCCTGACAATGGCTGTCTTATAGAATGGGCAATGCAGGGAGTATTGCTTTTGAACACTGTGTTGACTGTAAGAGCAGGTATGGCAAACTCGCACAAAAACATAGGCTGGGAAATTTTTACAGATTATGTTATCAAAACAATAAACGACCAAAAGCAAAATGTAGTTTTTTTGCTATGGGGCAATAATGCAAAAAGCAAAAAGCCCTTAATAGATGGCAATAAGCACCTTATTTTGGAAGCCGCACATCCTAGTCCGCTTTCGGCTTTTGCGGGATTTTTTGGATGCTGTCATTTTTCCAAAACCAATCAATACCTGTCTGAGCATAATATAGAGCCAATTAACTGGCAGATTTCAGACAAGGCAGATAATAAGTATTTATACATGGTGAAATAATGAGCGTTTTAATTAAAACCAAAGTTTTAGTTCAAAACAAAGGCCGATTACTTGTTCTTGCACGATCAGATAAAGACAGCGGCATTCAATATGATTTTTTAAGCTGCGAAATTCAGAATAAAGATAATATTCAATTAGAAATCTCTAAACTAGTTCAAAAACAAATTCATATAAAGCCCAAAAGCTGCAAGTTTTTTTTCAATATGCCTCTTAATAGCGCAAGCAAAAGTTCTTTTATAACTCTTTATTATATTTGCGAAATAGATGCTGATGTTTTGAAAATAGAATCTGATTATGACAGCTATTACTGGCTGGAAATCGAAGATATAATTGCGCAACCTGTTTTGCCCTCATGGATGAAGGGCGCAGCATTGTTATTGTCGAGAAAACTTAAAGCTCAACGCCAAAAAGAAGAATATAATCAAGTTTATATATCCGAAGTTTTGAAAGCATTGGGAGCGAAAAAGACACAAAGAGCCAAATCAATAAGCTTTTCTATAAATAATAAGATATTATGCTTAATTAATAATGACGTAATTGAAGTGTTGTATGAAGAAAAGTTAAAACCTGATTTTGAATATAAGGTTATAGTAAAAAAAGGCAATCAATGGCTTCAAATAGAAAAAAGCACGTCAGAAATTGATAAACTAAAGCAATATTTAATAAAAATTATTAATTCTTAAGTTTTTTTATTTTATTTTCGATAGTTAGTCTTTGGTTTTATTAATAATGAAAAATTTTAAAAATTAATGTTATAATAGTAATATAAATATTTTTTAAAAGGATGTATTAATGTATTTTATTCATGAAAGCAAACCTAAAAAAAAATGGGGCTTGATTATAGCGATTGCA
The sequence above is drawn from the Clostridia bacterium genome and encodes:
- the ung gene encoding uracil-DNA glycosylase; the protein is MVVFNNDWDEYLAGEFKKEYYLKIREFLKSEYSKHTVYPNMYDIFNALKTTPLDKVKVVLLGQDPYHNEGQAHGMCFSVKPNVEIPPSLKNIFLELHNDLGAKIPDNGCLIEWAMQGVLLLNTVLTVRAGMANSHKNIGWEIFTDYVIKTINDQKQNVVFLLWGNNAKSKKPLIDGNKHLILEAAHPSPLSAFAGFFGCCHFSKTNQYLSEHNIEPINWQISDKADNKYLYMVK
- a CDS encoding cation diffusion facilitator family transporter, translated to MNIRTKALQRINIISLIVNTLLAVMKVITGFITMSSAVMADGVHSLSDIGTTIIAMFAVGFSKEESDKRHPYGHERIEFVISLIIAFILIITAVSFLINSIEGLFDPTSVIKHLNVSIIVMVVSVLFKEGLYQISMRVGKKYESEAIKAAAVDNRTDALSSIAVLIGLIFAAFNISFMEEVASIVVAGIILFEAIKIIIDSSKQLIDSSVGEEIENKIRESTMKKTDVLAIESLKTRKFGNRLYVDIDIIVDKNLSFEKAHEISHSVHDIIEKEFNAKHVQVHTSPSK
- a CDS encoding TatD family hydrolase, with amino-acid sequence MLIDTHAHLNDETYVNNYKDIINDLPKSNIGRIICASYDIPSSICAQKIASEFDMVYFSAGTHPHYAKDFTSEDLEFYKSLKDETKLVAFGEIGLDYHYDFSPKSSQLSVFSYQLEAAYEMGLPVIVHSREAYDDTLKILDDNAEWTKNGILIHCFSGTLDYAQEFLKRGFYLSFGGAITYKNNKTAYDVLKNISLDNVVLETDCPYLTPVPYRGKVNEPKYVNLVAQKIAEWKGLSKEEVEDITTKNAFRFFSKMK
- a CDS encoding TatD family nuclease-associated radical SAM protein, encoding MNNFVYKFADKLYINLTNRCSNNCTFCLRNNGDEVGGYYLWLDREPTALEVIDILKKEDVKKYPEIVFCGYGEPTYRINEIEEIGKYLKSQGATTRLDTNGQGNLINGFNIVPKLINAIDKVSISLNQHNAKEYDKICLSEFGEKGFDAMIEFAVMCKKAGLKTRFTLVDVLEKDDKIKCKDLADSLGIDLEIRSYIK